ACCGGTGGTGTGTCGCGGCTCAGCTTCTTCGCTGCCCGCTTGGTGTCCCCGATGTCTTTGAAGAGCCCCATTTCAGCGTCCGGTGTAGAGCGTGTTGAACGCCGAGGCCACCGCTGGGTCGGAGGCGATGCGGGCGTTCCACCCGTCCATGGCCATCTGCCACTGAGCCGCACCGACGCCGTGTCGAGCGGCCAGTTCCGGCCCTCGCGCCTGGTCGTAGCCAACCTCGGCAAAAGACCGGGAGATGGTGACGTAGAGCACCAGGTCCACTCCGGCAATCGCTTCGGTCCCGTCTGCCGATGGCGGTGCCATGCTGGGTGCCTGGTTCAGGTACTGCGCCCCTGCAGCCTGCTGGGCGGCGCCGTTGGCCTTCGCCGCTTCGGCCAGTTGACCCGTTTGGGCGATCAGCCCGGGGGCTGCATGCGCCATGTCCGTCAGCCCCTTGATGTCTTTGAAGATTCCCATGATGAAACTGCCTCCTCTACCGGCGACCGGTCGATCCGGCCGTCGAATGAACTCTGCGCCGAGCCAGCGAAGAGGTCATGAGTAACGACTGCTCATCCACCGCCCTGTCGAGATTGAGCACCGCGGTAGTGTCACCAGGCGGACAGCGAAGGGGGCCGTGGTGTCAGCTTCGAGGGCAGTACCCCCGCTGGGCGAGTGGCCACTGATCGGGCGGGCGATCGAGCTCGAAGCATTCGAACGTGCGCTGTCGCGGCCCACCTGTGCGGCGGTCGTGCTCTACGGAGAGGCAGGGGTGGGCAAGAGCAGGCTTGCCGATACCTTTCTGGCCTCGGCCGACGAAATGGGTCACCCCACCGCGCGGGTGCTGGCCAGTGCAGCGGCGGCGACCATGCCCCTTGGTGCCATGGCACCGGTCCTGCCGGCGGATGTTGATGCGTCGAGCGCGCCGGGTGCGCTGTTCGAGAGTGCTCGTCGGGCCATGGCCACCCTCGGCACTTCGCGGCCGGTGATCCTCGTCGACGACGCCCACAATCTGGACGTGTCCTCGGCGGTCCTGCTGACCCAACTCATCGCTGCCGGCGTGGTGATGGTGGTGGCCACCATCCGCGATGGCGAGCCACTTCCCGATGCGGTGGCCGGCTGGTGGCGCACCCCGGACGCCGTCCGAATCGACGTCGGCGACCTCAGCAAAACCGCAACCCGGGAGGTCCTCGAGACAAGCCTGGCGGGGCCGGTCGGAGCCGATGCGGTGCTGTCGTTTCATGAGGCGAGCGATGGCAACCCGTTGGTGTTGCGCGAATTGGTCCACCTCGCGCTGGCCGATGGTCAGCTCCGACCAGACACCGGGACCTGGCGTCTGGTCGGAGCTCTGGGGCACAGTCAGCGGCTCCACGATCTACTCGGCGCTCGTCTCGCAGCGCTCACCGACGATGCCCGCTCCATCCTCAACCAGTTGGCCCTGTGCGCACCGCTCGGCATTGCCGAGTTGATCGATGATGTGTCCCGTGCGGACGTTGTTGCCCTGGAGCGGGCCGGCCTGGTGCGTCAGGTGGTGGATGGGCTGCGTCATCAGTTGGTGTTGGCACACCCCCTCTACGGCGAGGTGCTGCGCGCCAATATGACTGCGACGGACCGCCAGGCGATCCTGCTTGCGGTTGCCGAGTCCACCGCATCACTAGGTGCTCGACGGCGGGAGGATCCGCGGCGGGTGGCCACCTGGCTTCTTGACGGTGGCGGTGACCCGGATCCCGTCTTCTTGCGCCAGGCGGCGCACGTCGCCCGCAACGCCAACGACTTTGGTGGGGTCGCGCGTTTGGCGGGCTCCCTGCGCAGGCAGGATCCATCCGTCGGGGCCGCTGTCCTGCTTGGTGAAGCGCTTTACGAATTGGGGGATTTCGAGGAGGCAGAGGCTGTTCTGGCAGAACCGGCCGCCAACGGAACCTCATCGCTCCACCTCGCCCAGCGCGCCACCACCCGGGCGAAGAACCTCCAGTGGGGGTTGTGCGACTGGCAGGGCGCCCTCCAGGTGGTGATCGATGCACGGGTAGAGGCGGGGCCCGAAGTCGCCGCCGAGCTGACCACCGCAGAAGCGTCGGTCATGCTGTTCTCCGGTCGGCCTCAGCTGGCACTCGACTTGTTGGATGGAATTTCGTCCCCCATTCCTGCCGTGGCCGTTCAGGTGGCGATAGACCGCAGCACCGCTTTGGCATTGGTGGGGCGACCGAACGAGGCAATCGCGGTCGCCGAGGCGGGGCTCATCGACCATCTCGGCCTCCCTCAACCCGTCGGCCTTGCCCACCCAGGGACCCACGTGGTCAACCAGGCATTCGGCCTCATCGAAGCAGGTCGGCTCGGCGAGGCCGAGGAGCTGTCGCGGGCCGGTTACGACGTCGCCGTCGCCGACCGTATCCCTGTGGCCCAGATCTGGTTCGCCATCATGTTGGGCAAGATCGAGCTACTGCGGGGGCGCATCGCCGACAGTCGGTCCTGGTACCGCGAGGGTGCATCCACTGCTCGCCTGCATCGATTCCGGGGACCGTTACGTCTGGCTGTTGCCGGGGAGGCCGTCGCCGAAGCGACCCTCGGCCACGACGTAGCCGCCGCCACGGCGGTCGAGGAGTTGGACTCGCTCCCGCCGTTCGGGTTTCTCGCTGCCGATCAGGCGATCGGTCGCGCGTGGGCCGTCTCGGCCGGGGGAGGGCCCGCCCAGGCCCGGGCAATCCTGCTGGACGAGGCCGAGCGAGCTGCCGCTGCATCCAACCGAGCGTCGGCCGCGTGGTTGTGGCATGACGCTGCACGTCTCGGCGCCACCGGCATCAGCGCGCATCTCCGCAACCT
The nucleotide sequence above comes from Candidatus Microthrix parvicella Bio17-1. Encoded proteins:
- a CDS encoding LuxR C-terminal-related transcriptional regulator codes for the protein MSASRAVPPLGEWPLIGRAIELEAFERALSRPTCAAVVLYGEAGVGKSRLADTFLASADEMGHPTARVLASAAAATMPLGAMAPVLPADVDASSAPGALFESARRAMATLGTSRPVILVDDAHNLDVSSAVLLTQLIAAGVVMVVATIRDGEPLPDAVAGWWRTPDAVRIDVGDLSKTATREVLETSLAGPVGADAVLSFHEASDGNPLVLRELVHLALADGQLRPDTGTWRLVGALGHSQRLHDLLGARLAALTDDARSILNQLALCAPLGIAELIDDVSRADVVALERAGLVRQVVDGLRHQLVLAHPLYGEVLRANMTATDRQAILLAVAESTASLGARRREDPRRVATWLLDGGGDPDPVFLRQAAHVARNANDFGGVARLAGSLRRQDPSVGAAVLLGEALYELGDFEEAEAVLAEPAANGTSSLHLAQRATTRAKNLQWGLCDWQGALQVVIDARVEAGPEVAAELTTAEASVMLFSGRPQLALDLLDGISSPIPAVAVQVAIDRSTALALVGRPNEAIAVAEAGLIDHLGLPQPVGLAHPGTHVVNQAFGLIEAGRLGEAEELSRAGYDVAVADRIPVAQIWFAIMLGKIELLRGRIADSRSWYREGASTARLHRFRGPLRLAVAGEAVAEATLGHDVAAATAVEELDSLPPFGFLAADQAIGRAWAVSAGGGPAQARAILLDEAERAAAASNRASAAWLWHDAARLGATGISAHLRNLEAASDSLLISVRALHVAALESGDPSALVEASKQLEGLGLDLAAAEAAGSAADAFRRGGDQRSGAREAGRSQAIAARCPGAVTPGLATIEAVVPLSKREREIAALAGQGASSREIAGRLYLSVRTVDNHLQRVYAKLGVTGRDQLASVLGST